One genomic window of Thermococcus indicus includes the following:
- a CDS encoding DUF473 domain-containing protein: MEAITLAGIARRVLDELLRSPYKTLEIRGARNVVALERARELGRVFLTYETFQDVTVGTEGLLAEILRLESMEQRIPWEESDEREVTVCRAQVRLLGLGRIVEVRKRNTVLVVRVREMLPQEMDMG; this comes from the coding sequence ATGGAGGCGATAACTCTCGCCGGAATCGCGAGACGGGTTCTGGATGAGCTTTTGAGGAGCCCGTACAAGACCCTGGAGATAAGGGGCGCCAGGAACGTCGTGGCGCTCGAAAGGGCCCGCGAGCTCGGGAGGGTCTTCCTAACCTACGAGACATTCCAGGACGTCACTGTAGGCACCGAGGGGCTTCTCGCGGAAATACTCCGCCTGGAGAGCATGGAGCAGAGAATTCCATGGGAGGAGAGCGACGAGAGGGAAGTGACCGTGTGCAGGGCGCAGGTGAGGCTCCTCGGCCTCGGCAGAATAGTCGAGGTGAGGAAGAGGAACACGGTGCTTGTGGTCAGGGTTCGCGAGATGCTGCCCCAGGAGATGGACATGGGCTAA